ACATTCGGCGAGAGGTTCCAATTCAGCGTGCCACAAGGATACACACCGGTAAAAGACGCCATTGAAAATTTAGCGACACAGGTTCTTTTAGAGTGAATTACTCGATTACAGGACCCGAGGTCCGAGGTTGCCGCCCGTGCTTAGTCACTTTCGAGACATTCAAAGACCGTGAAACGGTCTTGCGTCAGTCCAAGGCTCTGAAAAAGGCTAGCATCGACGTGACCGAAGACCTGTCCAAGAGGACCCGCGAGAGCCGTCAAGAGCTCAGAAAGTTCATGAGAAAGGTACGGCCGACCAAGATTGTGTTATGCAAAATTGCGCAGGTCTTTCCACAAACAAGGTCTTTCAATACTTAGATCAAGAGAGCCAATCCTGAGAAGAATTGTTTCCTGGAGTACGACAAGTTGTACATTGATCACAAGATCTTCGTGTACAACGACGCCATGGGTCAAGTGGTGGAACAGACCGAGTCCCAACGCTACGGGGACATGATGAGCCGGCCAGGCACTCAGATGATGATGTTTGGCACCACCTTTGGTAGAGAAGGCACTGCCATGGGACACTACGGAGGTCACGGGGGTCTGGATGACCGTTATTTGGGTCCGAGTCGACCACCTTCTGGAATGAGCACCACTGGAGGACGGTGAGAAGACTGCACTGTCATGTTTCAGCCAAGTCAAAGCTGGGTATTGTCGTGTGATAActcaaggatacctttaacatgaggattggacatggcaattggcgaagcttggccactttgtgataacaatatttcagctccccAAAAATCGCAAGGGATACTGCCATACATTATGAGAAAgcaatttaaaagaaaaacaattgtgcttttatgacaaaatgttgagttatcgtactttaaatgaaaatatcgaaagtttCTGGTCTGTGTAGTAAAAAGTCTAGAATTTTAAGAATAAGGGAATATGAATATAATAAAAGATGTGcagtttggcctcaaatgCCAGTACCTTACTGCCTGTTTCTATTTACAACTCggtcaaagagctgtgacaaaaagaaaaaccggcctagctccgctgatgtccactcctctagttgAAGGTCTCTCTCTGGATAACTTCACTTTATTAAAAATCGATAACGTCAAAACTTAGATTCGAACTGATAGTAAATACCACATATTGTAATAACTATGCAGAAAACAGTAGCAATATGCCGTCAATGTAGCACACACAATGACCATCTTTACAATACTGACAAAGACGTTTCAACTGACAGTACTTGAAATTTCAGGCAAATGGATCGGCCTTTAAAGTCAGCTTCAGCCATTCCAAGGCTGCCTCCTTTGAACCGAAACTTGAGCCTCTCCACTGGTGCCATGCATCAACAAGGAGGATTCAAAGATGACAAGATTGATGAGATGGAACGGATGGTTGTGAGCTATCAGGAGAAATTGGACACCATGGCCACGGATTACCAGGAAAAGGTTAATATCCTAGAAAACAAACTGGCTGACAAGGAGATTGAGAAGCCGCCCTTTCCGTTGAACGGAAATCACCATAACAATGGTGGGACATATTCGATTTCAAGTCACGCAACCTATACCCCTAACTATTTTCCGCCTATTTCTTATAAGATTTCAGTGACTATGAAACCGATAACGAAGACGACCCCCAATCTCCAAGATACCCCTTAGGTCCGGATTCACCTTTGAAGAATATAGCTGCCATTCCCGAAGAGGATCGATCGCCCACACCCAATCAGTCACCGAGTCCCTTGAAGGAGTTGAATGGAAGTGCGTTGCATGTCACCATAGCCGAAGAGCACAATCAATCCCCATTGGTCACAATCAACGGTGGTGACTAAATCCCAAACTGACTGGACCCCTTCCTGCTTTTCCTCATTTGCTTCCAAGTAgattccatttgttccactgtattttgtttcaaaaattgtaGAGATTGACGAAATACATTAGACTCAGGCACAAAGCTGATATGATATCACACAACAGTGGTTGATTTGGCGGAGGCGGCCGTTAGCTTAGGGCTGGATTTACTACTGAACGTGACCCCTGTGTATAGAAGACTACCCATTATGCTGATATTCAGTCCCATAAAGTTCCACATGGAGAACACATAATCCCCGCCAATCACCATTCCTGCAAGAAAACAAACCTCCTTGTTATTACCATCACCCAACCTCTCTTCAACCCCGTTCCACTGACCTGAATAAGTGATTAGCACGTTTTTGAGACACCCAACTATGGATGTGGTCAGGGCGGAGTTGTACTGAGTGCAGCACACTGTGGCGAAGATCAGGATGAACCCAAAGACCGAACTGAGTGTGaacataaatatgaaaaaaggatCGTGCAGTCCTGGATAGTCCGTCACTTTCTCGAATTCTCCTGTGTTGAAAGCGATCAAAACGGCAGGGATGAACATGAATATGGCATTGTAGAACATCAGACCGTATTTGCCCAGGTCCTTGGcgtccaatttctttttcatataAACGCCCTGAGCTGCTGTACAAATGTCATTCAGAAGGATGTATACGTATCCCTGAAAAATATGTGTTAAAAAACTCGTAATGCTTCGAAAgtaagaaatgtcaaatttggagaaaaggAAACACgtatatgaaaaaaaaaggcaaataaacGTTTGAGAAAACCCCTTCACATTTTTTAAGATACCACAGAGGGAGGAGGTAGTAATACTTCATATCAGGGGGGGTGAGTAAAActaataattttcaaaaggccaatttttcgtttcaaatttgttttttttatttttgttttgcaattCCAAAGATCATTTGTTACCCTGTGTTGGACAAACTATTTGACGGAATAAATATGGATTCCTTTTATTTAagtctaatctttctatataTCTTTTGAGGACTTCCTTGTCGCTAtcgggaatggaattcccagcagttcaaaatgaaaaaccaaatccaaaacctCGAAAAAGCAAAGGCACATTTACTTGTGCCATTTTCCCAACTCAGGCTGGACCATTGGTATGAGGAggacaaagttcaaatttcctCACCTTGAAGTTGAAAGCGAGATCGTTGCAAGCTGCAACCATGGCACCAAAGATCATAATGTATACTGAGATTTGAACCGACATCCTCGGTCGGTTTTTGAGCACATAACATTCTCCCATCATGGTCATCAGGATGGAGAACCTTCGTAGAACAGTCATCATTGGCAGGGAGAGCTCCTTGGTCCCGCCTAAACCGAAAATCATGTTCCCAATGTAGAAAAGAGGTAATGGCCAAATCTTCCGGAAGATGTCCGGCGAGAAGGTGGGAAAAGTGACAATCCTGAACAATCTGCCTATAAATAGCACCGATATGGTGGCCACCATCTGTCCAAGGCCAAGCACCTAAAACGAAATAAAATGGATGATTTTTTGtcctttcattttgctttgaatttcaTATGTTAGGTAAAAAACAACGTGGGATGAAAGTTCTTGCTGGTTGTAGAGGACATAGGTTCAAATCCTACTTGAGACTAAAGACACTAGACGTGGTGAGCTCATAGTGTAATTTGTTGACCCTATTTCTGAGTGTATGAACTTTTTCAtgacggtttttttttgttaagtaagggtttctttttctctgtGATCTCTGACTCAAAGAAATGGTGCCAGTTTTCGAACCTCGCGTGTGTTATGTCAAGAACTCATGTATGTTTTAGACACAACTTTCTTGGTGAAAGTGTTTGATAATAGCATAAAAATGGACACATTGGGATTCCTAGTTGCAGTGTTAAATCGTGTTATCATGGCGTTATAAGTTTTTAATAAAGTCCTGGGAACAAGCCTAAATAGAGTGAGGGGGGATTACACAAAGGTAGCCACTTTAGTTTGACTTTACTTCATACAATCAATCTAATTTTGATTCCGATTTCTAAGGAGATTATTTCATTGGTCAATGCCATTACGCAAATTTAGGGCTGGATTCAGAATTAAACTACCGGGCGTAACATATTTATCTGTCCGCAAATTAGACTTTATTGTGACTGTACATGTATGTCAAAGTCCCAATTTTAAGGTGTTCAAACATGAAACTAGTTACGAAACAACCCTTTTGCTGCATATAAATGGCATGAATCTCGAAACAGAATGTCAAAATAATCCATAGATTGTGTCGAAAAAATAACACTTGTGTTGAGTACATCAATTAAAGCAACCCTCTCAAACGAAATATattgcaaataaaaacaattccacatgttccaatcgcaaatGTTCCGGATTTACCCCCACTGACTTGGTTTCAAAACAAGATCTCACGtgttaatttgaaaaacattacACTTACTTGGGACAACAtccgtcaaaacttttaaCGTAgcccatattcccacatgggggtgtatgcctcTATAccttaggaatgatttgcacattagtcatgtaaaaatgtcgaatggagaaatAGAGATCTtaatttgtcatatccgagggcttgatcaggcttggatcagggcaagtttcaaACTTCACTAAAGGTAGTGCACGttattccaatttttcaaggGGGAGATATGTCGCTCCCCAGgaactataggccgatttctctcacttcgaatattgcagaggtgtttgagaagatcatgaagtccaaatttgttgaatttcttgaggtcaatgaagtccttcctcctagccagcacgggttccgagcacattttagcacggttacccaactgattgagcatttagagcaggtcattgagggactggaaagacaagAGTAAGTAGATATTGTCTACTTAATTTTGCCtaggcctttgataaagtagatcatggccgtttgctgaatagacttcatgacattgggatccaaggcaaggttctcaattggataagaagcttcattcaggataggaagcaaattgttaacccatttgggctccaatgagttcagcaggtttgtaaaaggtcgaacaagtccaaagatgtttcactaggaacatcacaggattgagagagctctcgtattgggagaggctaaaaaagttgggactgtacagtgttcagagaaggtacgaaaggtatctgatactgtacgtcttcaaaagtatccatgagctttgtcccaacccagggtttagggtcaattctagtgaccgtagaggcttaatgtgcgttttgagagcaccttaaagccttcgagaattcaggcta
This Tigriopus californicus strain San Diego chromosome 12, Tcal_SD_v2.1, whole genome shotgun sequence DNA region includes the following protein-coding sequences:
- the LOC131891626 gene encoding uncharacterized protein LOC131891626 isoform X1 gives rise to the protein MVPCLPPQPVPLPTRFEQEGDLLADLEYSSRRFSLGTLTIPKTLACAFSSFNNHSFGESRNMEKVVFLSLLLLCGDIESNPGPPRRSVQGKTPSTEQKIESLSNTLAEYEAKITGLESELDTQKKSYDEKLQSMEGQLETISKDISEMKESKGEGVNDLKELIDQKLKEAEQKVEEVREVFEEFQNDYNNQMQDTADKFHKMDETVKDFQSVSDGSIQGILEESQQLKESFSSIDQRIKDIKIESSGKLQALGSTTRDQRREYKAKFVDLDVEFQRMKDRMEMLNMILDDMNEKMYEFEQSKKNNLIFYGVRNRAHENSDSLKLYLANLLRDHLNIRREVPIQRATRIHTGPEVRGCRPCLVTFETFKDRETVLRQSKALKKASIDVTEDLSKRTRESRQELRKFMRKIKRANPEKNCFLEYDKLYIDHKIFVYNDAMGQVVEQTESQRYGDMMSRPGTQMMMFGTTFGREGTAMGHYGGHGGLDDRYLGPSRPPSGMSTTGGRQMDRPLKSASAIPRLPPLNRNLSLSTGAMHQQGGFKDDKIDEMERMVVSYQEKLDTMATDYQEKVNILENKLADKEIEKPPFPLNGNHHNNDFSDYETDNEDDPQSPRYPLGPDSPLKNIAAIPEEDRSPTPNQSPSPLKELNGSALHVTIAEEHNQSPLVTINGGD
- the LOC131891626 gene encoding uncharacterized protein LOC131891626 isoform X2; amino-acid sequence: MEKVVFLSLLLLCGDIESNPGPPRRSVQGKTPSTEQKIESLSNTLAEYEAKITGLESELDTQKKSYDEKLQSMEGQLETISKDISEMKESKGEGVNDLKELIDQKLKEAEQKVEEVREVFEEFQNDYNNQMQDTADKFHKMDETVKDFQSVSDGSIQGILEESQQLKESFSSIDQRIKDIKIESSGKLQALGSTTRDQRREYKAKFVDLDVEFQRMKDRMEMLNMILDDMNEKMYEFEQSKKNNLIFYGVRNRAHENSDSLKLYLANLLRDHLNIRREVPIQRATRIHTGPEVRGCRPCLVTFETFKDRETVLRQSKALKKASIDVTEDLSKRTRESRQELRKFMRKIKRANPEKNCFLEYDKLYIDHKIFVYNDAMGQVVEQTESQRYGDMMSRPGTQMMMFGTTFGREGTAMGHYGGHGGLDDRYLGPSRPPSGMSTTGGRQMDRPLKSASAIPRLPPLNRNLSLSTGAMHQQGGFKDDKIDEMERMVVSYQEKLDTMATDYQEKVNILENKLADKEIEKPPFPLNGNHHNNDFSDYETDNEDDPQSPRYPLGPDSPLKNIAAIPEEDRSPTPNQSPSPLKELNGSALHVTIAEEHNQSPLVTINGGD
- the LOC131891627 gene encoding UDP-N-acetylglucosamine/UDP-glucose/GDP-mannose transporter-like isoform X1, with the protein product MFQAVNSHLFSPEKLEMSQLRKRSHPSQTNSQDLFETDNYLPSQRNEANEEPITSGSDDESPSKSLISSTPPGLNVTDSRGGVGGHIMENPHNLVTRLLAALFYGVASFLIMVVNKNVLTTQRFPSFQVLGLGQMVATISVLFIGRLFRIVTFPTFSPDIFRKIWPLPLFYIGNMIFGLGGTKELSLPMMTVLRRFSILMTMMGECYVLKNRPRMSVQISVYIMIFGAMVAACNDLAFNFKGYVYILLNDICTAAQGVYMKKKLDAKDLGKYGLMFYNAIFMFIPAVLIAFNTGEFEKVTDYPGLHDPFFIFMFTLSSVFGFILIFATVCCTQYNSALTTSIVGCLKNVLITYSGMVIGGDYVFSMWNFMGLNISIMGSLLYTGVTFSSKSSPKLTAASAKSTTVV
- the LOC131891627 gene encoding UDP-N-acetylglucosamine/UDP-glucose/GDP-mannose transporter-like isoform X2; the encoded protein is MEHTLTVTAKLLPHSGSQNEANEEPITSGSDDESPSKSLISSTPPGLNVTDSRGGVGGHIMENPHNLVTRLLAALFYGVASFLIMVVNKNVLTTQRFPSFQVLGLGQMVATISVLFIGRLFRIVTFPTFSPDIFRKIWPLPLFYIGNMIFGLGGTKELSLPMMTVLRRFSILMTMMGECYVLKNRPRMSVQISVYIMIFGAMVAACNDLAFNFKGYVYILLNDICTAAQGVYMKKKLDAKDLGKYGLMFYNAIFMFIPAVLIAFNTGEFEKVTDYPGLHDPFFIFMFTLSSVFGFILIFATVCCTQYNSALTTSIVGCLKNVLITYSGMVIGGDYVFSMWNFMGLNISIMGSLLYTGVTFSSKSSPKLTAASAKSTTVV